One Paroedura picta isolate Pp20150507F chromosome 16, Ppicta_v3.0, whole genome shotgun sequence genomic region harbors:
- the NMT1 gene encoding glycylpeptide N-tetradecanoyltransferase 1 translates to MADDSETAVKQPPGEESVHEQCSDCENEDEHSHNRGGSSPTDDGVGKKKKKQKQKRKKEKGDQIDLAQDQSAKVNSLPLQVNSLPAERIQEIQKAIELFSVTHGPAKTMEEATKRSYQFWDTQPVPKLGEVVNTHGPVEPDKDHIRQEPYTLPQGFMWDALDLGDRGVLKELYTLLNENYVEDDDNMFRFDYSPEFLLWALRPPGWLPQWHCGVRVISSKKLVGFISAIPATVHIYDVEKKMVEINFLCVHKKLRSKRVAPVLIREITRRVHLEGIFQAVYTAGVVLPKPVGTCRYWHRSLNPRKLIEVKFSHLSRNMTMQRTMKLYRLPETPKTPGLRCMEQRDIPAVHKLLAEYLKQFHLTPVMNQEEVEHWFLPQPNIIDTFVVENAHGEVTDFLSFYTLPSTIMNHPTHKSLKAAYSFYNVHTKTPLLDLMNDALILAKLRGFDVFNALDLMENKTFLEKLKFGIGDGNLQYYLYNWKCPSMGPEKVGLVLQ, encoded by the exons ATGGCGGACGACAGTGAGACAGCAGTGAAGCAGCCGCCGGGGGAGGAGAGCGTCCACGAGCAGTGCAGCGACTGCGAGAACGAGGACGAGCACAGCCACAACCGGGG AGGCTCCAGCCCTACAGATGACGgcgtggggaagaagaagaagaagcagaaacagaagaggaagaaggaaaaaggggaCCAGATTGATTTGGCCCAAGATCAGTCAGCAAAG GTCAATTCGTTGCCTTTGCAAGTCAATTCGTTGCCTGCAGAAAGGATCCAGGAGATTCAGAAGGCCATAGAACTCTTCTCGGTCACACATGGACCTGCCAAGACCATGGAAGAGGCCACAAAGCGGAGCTACCAGTTCTGGGACACGCAGCCGGTCCCCAAATTAG GAGAAGTAGTGAATACCCACGGGCCCGTCGAACCAGACAAGGACCACATCCGCCAGGAGCCCTACACCTTGCCTCAGGGCTTCATGTGGGATGCCCTGGACTTGGGGGATCGAGGTGTG CTCAAAGAGCTGTACACCTTGCTGAACGAGAACTACGTGGAAGATGACGACAACATGTTCCGCTTTGATTATTCACCAGAGTTTCTCTTGTG GGCGTTGCGTCCCCCAGGCTGGCTGCCCCAGTGGCACTGCGGGGTGAGAGTCATCTCGAGCAAGAAGCTGGTTGGCTTCATCAGCGCCATTCCAGCTACTGTCCACATATACGACGT ggaaaagaaaatggtGGAGATAAACTTCCTCTGCGTGCACAAGAAGCTGCGTTCCAAGAGGGTGGCACCGGTTCTGATCCGAGAGATCACCCGGCGGGTACACTTGGAGGGGATTTTCCAGGCCGTGTACACTGCTGGCGTGGTGCTTCCCAAACCGGTCGGGACCTGTCG CTACTGGCATCGGTCCCTGAACCCGCGCAAGCTCATCGAAGTCAAGTTTTCCCACCTCAGCAGGAACATGACAATGCAGCGGACCATGAAGCTTTACCGGCTGCCCGAG ACGCCCAAGACGCCAGGGCTGCGGTGCATGGAGCAGAGAGACATCCCTGCCGTACACAAACTCCTGGCAGAGTACCTGAAGCAGTTCCACTTGACCCCGGTCATGaaccaggaagaggtggagcactGGTTCCTGCCCCAGCCGAACATCATCGACACATTCGTGGTTGAG AACGCCCACGGGGAGGTGACGGACTTCCTGAGCTTCTACACCCTGCCCTCGACCATCATGAACCACCCCACCCACAAGAGCTTGAAGGCCGCCTACTCTTTTTACAACGTCCACACGAAGACTCCGCTCTTGGACCTCATGAACGATGCCCTCATATTGGCCAAGCTG AGGGGCTTCGATGTTTTCAATGCACTGGATCTCATGGAGAACAAGACCTTCTTGGAGAAGCTGAAATTCGGGATCGGAGATGGAAACTTGCAGTATTATCTTTACAATTGGAAATGTCCCAGCATGGGGCCTGAGAAG GTAGGCTTGGTGCTGCAGTAA